Genomic DNA from Sphingobium sp. WTD-1:
CGTCGCCGCAGATCGGATCGAAGCCGATAGCCGACGTGCCGCAGGCCAGCCAGTCGTCGCCCACCAGCGGCAGATGCAGCCGCGGCGCGGCGAGAAAGAGGCGCGACGATCCCCCGATCGGATCGACAACCGGCGCGATCAGCCGACTCTGTGCCAGCAGCGCGTCGATTTCGCCACCGACGCCCAGCAGCCAGCCCTCGCCCCCGTTCGCCGGCACCAGGAACAGCCAGCCGCTCTCGACCGCCTCGACCCGCCCTTCCTCGCGGCAGGCAGGGTCGCGCAGCCGCGCACGGGCGGCGACGGCATGGCGCTCGCCAAAAACATGCAGCTCGCCCATCGGCAGCGGCGGCGCGGCATGGATGGTGAAATGGGGCGCGGCCATTGGCGCCCCATCGGGCACGGCCAGCGCCGCCTGCACCATTGTTTCCGACGCCAGCACCGCCTCATGCGGCACCATCACCGGCGCCCCGCCCCAGGCCACCAGCCGGCGACGCACGCGTGGCGCGTCGGCGAACAGGTCCGGCCGGGCGAACAGGTCGCGCATCAGTGCCAGCGCCGCCTCGCTCAGCAACAGGCTGGGCACCGGTGGGCGATGGACGAGCTCCTGTCCGACGCGGAGCCCCGCCCCTTTCAGCAGATGCGCGCAGGCATTGGCGGCCATCCCGCTGCCCCGGATGGCCACGGCCATCGGAGTGTCGGGACAGCCGGCACGGGTCACGGCACCGCCACCATGCCGGCTCCGGTCGCGTCATTGCCCAGATCCCAGGTGGCTTCGAGTTTCAGCGTCTTGGCGTCATAGACTTCGATGTCGAAGCTGGCGCCGTAGATATAGAGCTTCGCCCCATCCATCGACATGCCGAAGCGGAAGCGCGAGCGGCAGGGGAATTCCGCCTTGTCGACCACCGCGTTGGTGGAAAGGTCCATGTGCCAGAACTCGCACCGCTTCGACCCCAGCGTGCCGTTGGTCACCACCGTATAGGCCTGCTTGCCATCGGGCGTGATTTCCAGGCCCGCCATGGCGGCCGGCGCCGGGCCGATCGGGGTGAAGTCGAACTGGCGGCTGTTGAGGTCGAACCGGGCGAGGCCGAACATCTTGCTGTGGATATAGGGGTCGGCCGCGTTGAACAGCGAGACATATTGGCCGGGCGTCCGCAGCGTTTCGAGCGATCCGCCAAAGCCGACATTCTCCAGCCCCGTGCCTTCGGGCCGGGCCAGGTCGATGCGGTCGGTGGCCTTCAGCGTCGCGGTGTCGATGACGATCACCTTCTCGCCAAAGGCGTAGAGATATTTGCCGTCGCTCGAGACCTTGAAAGCGACGCGAAAGCCGCCGATCGCCTTTTCATCCTCCTTCTCGATCTCGGCGGTGCGCACCAGTTTGCCGAGCTTCAGGTCAATGACGCCATAGAGCGGCTTGCTGACCTTGTAGCGGTCCATTTCCTTGTCGATCCTGGTGATGATCGTGTAGAAATAGCGGCCCGCAGGGTCCGCCACGCCGCCATAGAAGCGCACTCGGTTGGGGCCGTCATTCAGGCTGAACTTGCTCACCACCTGCCGGCTCGCGGCGTCGATCACCTCGATCCCGCTGGTGGTGATGGTCGACACATAGATGCGCTTGCCATCGTCCGACAGGCTCATGGCGGTCGGCAGGCCGGTATCCAGCTTGATCTTCTGCGTCACCGCGCCCTTGCCCTCGTCAAAGACCAGCAGGACGTCGGGATAGGCGCCCATGAACAGGGTCGCCGCGTGGGTGGGGATGGTCGCCAGCGCGGCGAGGCCCGCCGCCAGGACAAAGCGGATTTTCTGCATCGCGCGCCTCATGGGAATACCAGGTCGAGATTGCGCCAGTCCTTGGTCGCGGTGGCGCAGTTGCTGGCCCAGTCGGGCGAATAATTCACATGATCGGGCACCTGCACCGGCCAGAAGCAGGTGACGTAGCAGTCATAGATGTCGCGCTCGACCGGCTGGCACAGGCCCGCGGTGCCGCCGCCCGCATCCACTTCCCAGCCGGGCGAGAAGGACAGGGTGCAGCCCATCGGCACATGCGGACGCGGCGCCTGTTGCAGGGCGACGACATCCTCCTCCATATCGGACGGCGTAGCGCCCGACGCAGCAGCGGCCTCGATCGCCGCCTCCATCTGCGTCACGGCGTCGTCGATCCGCCGCGCCTTTTTGTTGATGGCACGAAGATGCTTCATGACAGCCCCTTTCGTTCAGCGAAATGCTCGAGGAAGCCGGGGTTCTTCACCGCCAGCTCGCCATAAATATGCAGGCAGGTATCGGTCCATTGCCGGATCCAGTCGCAATAATGGAGATTGGCGTGGCCGGTGTCGCCATAGCGGACGAACGCCTCATGGTGGCAGCCGCCGGCGCAGAGCGGCCGCGCCCAGCAGCTCTGGCAATCATATTTGGCGCCGACATGGCCGCGGCTCAGGAAATCGCCCTGCTTGACCCGGTCGATGCCGCTCGACACATGGCCCATCACATGGGTGTCGGCGTCGGTGAAGCGATGACAGGGCGACAGGTCGCCCGACGGGCTGACCCCCATCAGCCCCATGCCCGCGCCGCAGGGATGCGATTTGTTGACGCCCGAAATCAGCTCGCTGATCGTCTCGCTGACATTGGTGAAACCATGAACCTGCCCACGCAGCGCATATTCCAGCCATTCCTGTGCCAGCAGGTTGAACTGCGCCAGCACGCTGTCCATGCCATCGACATCGATCGAATAGGCCCGCGTTTCCCCCGTCGTCACTGGCGCGAAACCGACTTCGTGGAAACCCAGATCATCCTTCAGATGCCGGAAGATGCGCACGACATCGGTCACGCCCTCGGTCAGGGTGACGCGCGCGGTGACGGCGCGGGTGCGGTGATGGGCGATCAGCGTGCGCAGCCGCGGCTCGATCACCGCATAGCTGCCCTTGCCATTCTTGTAGACGCGATGCTTGTCCTGCAACTCCGGCGGCCCGTCCATCGACACGGTGACGCCGACCCGATTGTCCGACAGGAAGGTGACGATCTCCGGGGTCAGCAGCGTGGCATTGGTGGTGAGGCTATAGGTGATCCCCTTGCCTGCCGCCGCCGTCGCGCCATTGGCATACTCCACCACATCGCGCAAAAGCTTGAAATTCATCAAGGTTTCACCACCGAAGAAGGTGATATGCACCGACGGGCGATGGGCCGCCTCGGCGATCAGCAGGTCGACCGACGCCCTGGCCGTTTCCAGCGTCATATATTTGGGCTTGCCGGCCGGCGTGGCGATCTTGTCCGCGCCAAATTCATAGCAATAGGTGCAGGCAAGGTTGCACTGGTTGGTGATGTTGAGCACCAGCGCCTGCAACGGGAAATCGGCCGGCGGCGCTTCGGGCACGGATACCGGCGCCGCGCCCAGATGGATGAGCTGCGCCGCGCGCAATTCCCGCACCAGCGACTCGGCTTCGGCCAGGTCGCCCTCCTCGCCCGCCAGTTCGCGGACCAGGGCGGCATGGCTCAGTTCCTGTCCATCGAGCCGGTCCAGCACGGCCTGCACCTGCGCATCGATCTCGAAGATCGCGCCGGCACTCACCAGATAGACGAAATCGCTGCCGCCGGCGGCAAAGCCATGATATTCGGCGCGACGATAGGCGGGGGCCTGCATGACGGTCATCGCGACACCTCCGGCTGGTCGAAGCGCTGATACATGGGCACGGTCACGACCAGATAGGACCGCGCGCTCAGGGGCTTGCCGAACTTGTCCCTCTCGCCCTTCGCCGTGGCGACGACCCAGACCTCGCCATAATTGTTGCGGCTGAACCGGCGTTCGGGATTGGGGCCTTCCAGCCCCGGCGTGAAGAAGGCGGTGGGGCTCAGCGCGCCCACATATTTCATGTCGTCATCATAATAGACCGACATGAATTCCTGCATCGACCAGGTCGCGTCGACCGGGCCGATCGCGACATCGTCGACAGTGTTCGGCTTGCCATCCAGACCATTGTCATAACCGATCGCCTCATACTGCTGATATCCCTTGGCGAACTTGGTGCCGCCCAGCCGGGCCAGGCTCGTTTCCGGCGTGACCTTGAGATAATCGACCTTGCGATAGACCGGGAATGCCTTTTCCAGCACCGCGCCGCCAATGCCGACATCGCGCTGACCGGCGGGCGCGCTGGCCGCGACATCGACGCTCAGCACCGCCTTGCCCGGCGTCGCCGACACGACCCTGGCGACGGTGACGCCCGCGCCCAGATCGACGTCCGCCACCGTCAGCGACGCGGGCAGATTATGGCCCCAGATGGTGACATCGACGCTCTTCGCCCCGGCCTTCACCGCGCCCGGCGTCACCGCCAGGATCGCGGGCGCAGCAGTCGCGCGGACCAGTTTCACATCATAGCCGAATTCCTGATATTCGCCCCAGAACCAGCGCCCTTCGGCGCGCTGCTGGTCGGGCGCGAACCACATCGTCTCACGCGCCGGACTGCCCAGATCATCGGGCTTCCCCGGCACCGCGCCGCCCTTCGACGAGCCGCGCCAGCTATAGCCGGAATAGACGAGGCCGGTGCCGCTGCGACTGATGGTCGCGCCGTTGGTGAGCGAGGTGAGCGACGCGCTGGTCTTGAACTCGTCCGCCGCCGCGCCCGGCGCCACCGTCATCGTGCCGACGAAGCGGCCCTGCCCCGGCACCGACGCCACCACCAGCCAGTCGCCCGCCAGCCGCGGCGCGCGCAGGCGTGAACTCCAGGCGGCCCATTCGGGCGTATGCAGCCCCGCCACCTTGGGCAGGTAGGTCAGCGCATATTCGCCGCGCGTCATCTTGTCCTTGGGGTCGCGGCCGGCGGGCTGCTCGCTATCCTCGGCCGGGCGGCGATATTGGGCGTCGGCCTGCGAATAAAGCGCGACATGCAGATCCTGCAGCGTCTTCCATTCCAGCTTCGACCGGCGCCAGGACAGGGGCTGGGCAAAGGCATGGCAGCTGGCGCAGGCGCCGCGCATAGTCTCATTGGGCAGCACTTCATCGACGATCCGCTTTTCGGGCAGATACATGACCGGCCGCGCCTCCTCCGGCGCCAGCCCGTGCGAGGCGGACAGCGACTTGATGACCGCGCGCGATTCCTCGGGGGTGATCCCCAGACCGTTCAAGCGCACCATCCGCTTGATCGCCTGCGCCCAGCCCTCCGGCGTGGTACGCACCCAGCTGATGCGGGACAGGTTGCCCTTGGCATCGGGCGCGTGACAGCTGCCGCATTTTTCCTGGACCAGCGGATCGGTGACGGGGATGCCCTCCTCCGTCTCCTTCATCGTCGCGCCGTCGGGACCGCCATCGGCCCCGCTCCCCCCTTGGGCCAGCACGACCGACGCAGAGAGCAACGCCAACAGACCGAACTTCACCGGAAGCTGCTTCACCCTGATGTCCCCCTTTGGCGTCCGGTCTTTTGCCCTGGACGCGGCCCAATCTCAGGCGGGGGCTTTTTTGCCCCTCTGACCGGCATGACGGATGACGCCATGTCGATCCGCCATCAAATTCTTGACGATCATCAAGATTTTTCAGGCCAAGTAAAGAGGGGGTCGAAAAACAAGGTTCAGGCGAACATTTCCGGTACGATCGGCAGAGTGCGGATGCGCTTGCCGGTCGCGGCGTGCAGCGCGTTGACCAGCGCCGGGATCACCGGCGGCAACGCCGGCTCGCCCATGCCGGTCGGCGGATAATCGGTCTTCACGAACTCGACGATGATGTGCGGCGTATCGGGGATGCGCTGCAGCGGATGGGTGTCGAAATTGGCCTGCTCGACAGCCCCCGCCACCTGGGTGATTTTCTGCCCGGCCAGCGCCTGGCCCAGCCCTTCGATCACCGATCCCTGCGCCTGGTGCAGCGCGTTCATCGGGTTGATGATCTGGCTGCCGACATCGCCCGCGACCCACACGGTCGCGACCTTCGGCATGCCATCGACCAGCGCCACCTCCAGCACCTCGGCGAAATAGCCCATATGGCTGTAGTAAAAGGCAAAGCCCTTGCCCCGCCCCTTGGGCAATTTCCCGCGATCGGCCCAGCCGCTCATCGCCACCACCTTCTCGATCACGCCCCTGGCGCGGCCGGTGATGAAGGGCGGCGCATTGGGACCGCGCGGCAATTCGCGCGGTTCGCCCAGCAGTTCAAGCATCAGCGTCGGCAGATCCTTGCCCGCCGCCTGCGCCACTTCGTCCAGGAAGGCCTGGGTGACGAAGGCCAGCGCGTTGGAGCCGGGCGCGCGCAGCCAGCCGGTCGGCATGTTGGTGGCAAGGAAACTCTGTTCGAGCAGCACCGTGTCGATCAGGCCGGCGGGGATTTCGCTCGCCGGCATCTCTGCCGAGCGCACCGGCTTGCCGTCCTTGCCGAAGGTCACGAAATGATCGTGGAAGGCGGTCAGCTTGCCGCCCTTGTCCAGCGCTGCCCGGAAGCCGTGCCAGCCGGCCGGGCGATAGAAATCGCGCTGGATATCCTGCTGGCGGTTGAACAGCAGCTTCACCGGTACGCCCGGCACTTGCGCCGCGATCGCCGCCGCCTGCACCATATAGTCGTTCATCAGCCGCCGGCCGAAGCCGCCACCGATGCGGGTGAAGTTGATGCGGATTTTCTCCGGCGGCAGGTTCAGCGCCTTGGCCACCAGCCCGCGCCCGCTTTCTGGATTCTGCGTCGGCGCCCAGATTTCGATCGCGCCATCCTTGAACAGGGCGGTGCAGTTTTGCGGCTCCAGCGTGCCATGCGCCAGGAACGGATAATCATATTGCGCGCTGACCGTCTTCGCCGCCCCGGCAAAGGCGGCCTCCACGTCACCGGCACGGACGATGTCGCCATCCGCTTTCCTCTTCAGCCGTTCGGCCGCCTGCGCGGCGTAGCCCTCCGTCGAAAAGCCGCTGACCGCGCTCATGTCCCATTCGACCTTCAGCGTTTCGCGCGCCTGGTTGGCGCTCCACCAACTGGTCGACAGGATGGCGACGCCGTCGAACAGCGATTCTGGCGTGCCGTCGCCCTTGATCGTGAGCACATGGGCCACGCCCGGCAGCGCCTTGACCGCGTCCAGATTGGCCGTCTTGAACGTGCCGCCAAAGGCCGGGCAGGTTTCCAGCACGGCATAGAGCATGCCGGGCAGCTTGAAATCGATCCCGAACAAGGGCTTGCCGGCGACGATCGCGGGCGTATCCACCCCGCCGATCGACTGGCCGATGATGCGGAAATCCCTGGGGTCTTTCAGCGTCAATGTCGCCGGATCGGGCGCCGGCTGCTGCGCGGCGGCAGCGGCGAGCGCCGCGTAAGTCATGCTCCTGCCCGATGCGGGATCGCTCACCTTGCCGCTGCCGGTCTTCAATGTCGCGGGCGCCACGCCCCATATCTGCGCCGCCGCTGCGACCAGCATCGCGCGCGCGGCGGCACCGGCCTTGCGCGTCGGCAGCCATTCGCGCGGCGTCGTGCGACTGCCCCCGGCCGTCTGTCCGCCGAATATCTTCTGGTCGGCATGGGTCTGCTCGATCGTCACCTGCGCCCAGTCGACGTCCAGTTCCTCGGCGATCAACATCGGCAGCATCGTCTTGGCGCCCTGCCCGATCTCGGCATTTTTCGCGCCGATGATGACACGATTGTCGGGCAGGATGCGCACGAAGGCGGTCAATATCTGCGGCGCGCCCTCGGCCGCGCCGGCCAGCGGGATGTTGAGGTCGAACAGCAAACCACCGCCCGCAACCAGCGAGGCGCTGAGGAAGCAGCGGCGCGACAGGATCGGCGCGTTCATGCCTTCGCTCCCGCCCTGGCCGCATCCTTGATCGCGGCGCGGATGCGGACATAGGTGGAGCAGCGGCAGAGATTGCCCATCATCGCCGCATCGATGTCCTCGTCACTGGGGTCAGGCGTGGTCGCCAGCAGCGCGGTCGCGCTCATGATCTGCCCCGCCTGGCAGTAGCCGCATTGCGGCACGTCCAGCTTGACCCAGGCATCGGATATCCGCTTGCCCGCATCGCTCTGCGCCACCGCCTCGATCGTGGTGATCGCCATGCCCTGCGCCTCGCCGATCGGCGTCTGGCAGGCGCGCGCCGGGCTGCCGTCGATATGCACGGTGCAGGCGCCGCACAGCCCCGCGCCACAGCCGAACTTGGTGCCGACCATGTCCAGATCCTCGCGCAACGCCC
This window encodes:
- the qhpC gene encoding quinohemoprotein amine dehydrogenase subunit gamma, with product MKHLRAINKKARRIDDAVTQMEAAIEAAAASGATPSDMEEDVVALQQAPRPHVPMGCTLSFSPGWEVDAGGGTAGLCQPVERDIYDCYVTCFWPVQVPDHVNYSPDWASNCATATKDWRNLDLVFP
- the peaB gene encoding quinohemoprotein amine dehydrogenase maturation protein, yielding MTVMQAPAYRRAEYHGFAAGGSDFVYLVSAGAIFEIDAQVQAVLDRLDGQELSHAALVRELAGEEGDLAEAESLVRELRAAQLIHLGAAPVSVPEAPPADFPLQALVLNITNQCNLACTYCYEFGADKIATPAGKPKYMTLETARASVDLLIAEAAHRPSVHITFFGGETLMNFKLLRDVVEYANGATAAAGKGITYSLTTNATLLTPEIVTFLSDNRVGVTVSMDGPPELQDKHRVYKNGKGSYAVIEPRLRTLIAHHRTRAVTARVTLTEGVTDVVRIFRHLKDDLGFHEVGFAPVTTGETRAYSIDVDGMDSVLAQFNLLAQEWLEYALRGQVHGFTNVSETISELISGVNKSHPCGAGMGLMGVSPSGDLSPCHRFTDADTHVMGHVSSGIDRVKQGDFLSRGHVGAKYDCQSCWARPLCAGGCHHEAFVRYGDTGHANLHYCDWIRQWTDTCLHIYGELAVKNPGFLEHFAERKGLS
- the peaA gene encoding quinohemoprotein amine dehydrogenase subunit alpha, yielding MKQLPVKFGLLALLSASVVLAQGGSGADGGPDGATMKETEEGIPVTDPLVQEKCGSCHAPDAKGNLSRISWVRTTPEGWAQAIKRMVRLNGLGITPEESRAVIKSLSASHGLAPEEARPVMYLPEKRIVDEVLPNETMRGACASCHAFAQPLSWRRSKLEWKTLQDLHVALYSQADAQYRRPAEDSEQPAGRDPKDKMTRGEYALTYLPKVAGLHTPEWAAWSSRLRAPRLAGDWLVVASVPGQGRFVGTMTVAPGAAADEFKTSASLTSLTNGATISRSGTGLVYSGYSWRGSSKGGAVPGKPDDLGSPARETMWFAPDQQRAEGRWFWGEYQEFGYDVKLVRATAAPAILAVTPGAVKAGAKSVDVTIWGHNLPASLTVADVDLGAGVTVARVVSATPGKAVLSVDVAASAPAGQRDVGIGGAVLEKAFPVYRKVDYLKVTPETSLARLGGTKFAKGYQQYEAIGYDNGLDGKPNTVDDVAIGPVDATWSMQEFMSVYYDDDMKYVGALSPTAFFTPGLEGPNPERRFSRNNYGEVWVVATAKGERDKFGKPLSARSYLVVTVPMYQRFDQPEVSR
- a CDS encoding molybdopterin cofactor-binding domain-containing protein — translated: MNAPILSRRCFLSASLVAGGGLLFDLNIPLAGAAEGAPQILTAFVRILPDNRVIIGAKNAEIGQGAKTMLPMLIAEELDVDWAQVTIEQTHADQKIFGGQTAGGSRTTPREWLPTRKAGAAARAMLVAAAAQIWGVAPATLKTGSGKVSDPASGRSMTYAALAAAAAQQPAPDPATLTLKDPRDFRIIGQSIGGVDTPAIVAGKPLFGIDFKLPGMLYAVLETCPAFGGTFKTANLDAVKALPGVAHVLTIKGDGTPESLFDGVAILSTSWWSANQARETLKVEWDMSAVSGFSTEGYAAQAAERLKRKADGDIVRAGDVEAAFAGAAKTVSAQYDYPFLAHGTLEPQNCTALFKDGAIEIWAPTQNPESGRGLVAKALNLPPEKIRINFTRIGGGFGRRLMNDYMVQAAAIAAQVPGVPVKLLFNRQQDIQRDFYRPAGWHGFRAALDKGGKLTAFHDHFVTFGKDGKPVRSAEMPASEIPAGLIDTVLLEQSFLATNMPTGWLRAPGSNALAFVTQAFLDEVAQAAGKDLPTLMLELLGEPRELPRGPNAPPFITGRARGVIEKVVAMSGWADRGKLPKGRGKGFAFYYSHMGYFAEVLEVALVDGMPKVATVWVAGDVGSQIINPMNALHQAQGSVIEGLGQALAGQKITQVAGAVEQANFDTHPLQRIPDTPHIIVEFVKTDYPPTGMGEPALPPVIPALVNALHAATGKRIRTLPIVPEMFA
- a CDS encoding (2Fe-2S)-binding protein encodes the protein MTISLKVNGQTRTVEADPAKPLLWALREDLDMVGTKFGCGAGLCGACTVHIDGSPARACQTPIGEAQGMAITTIEAVAQSDAGKRISDAWVKLDVPQCGYCQAGQIMSATALLATTPDPSDEDIDAAMMGNLCRCSTYVRIRAAIKDAARAGAKA